The sequence AGATGAATGCGGACCAAGGAAAAAATGTAATTTGTATGCATTACCGCAAACTTACCACGTCAAAAGCCGAAACTTGAACGCCAAGTTTCGGCCTCATTTTCATTCAGAAACGTCATTCATCAAAAGCATCCGCCATTGTGATGGAGCCCCCATATTAGACCGCGATCTCCGGGTGAAACACGCCCACCTCCTTCAGATCGTCACCCAGATACGTCCGTTCGTTGGGTCCGAGGATGCCAAGAGAGAGGCAGATCAGGGTCCACAGGTGCACCACGCCGTAATGGCCTTCGTAATGTTCGCTCAGTTCATGGATCTGGGCATGGCAGTTGTGGCAGGCGGCGATGCAATAATCGGCTTTGGTCGCCTTTATCTGCGAGTCCTTGGTCTGACCGTAGGCTAGGCGCTGATCCTTGAAGCCCGACTGCAGGAATCCGCCGCCGCCGCCGCAGCAATAGTTATTGGAGCGGTTGGGCTGCATGTCGATGAAGTTCTCCTCGCCGACGATTGATTTCACGACAAAGCGCAGGTCTTCGGCGATGGCGTCCCCGTAGCTTTTCCGCACGATCTGACACGGGTCCTGCACGGTGAACGTTATCTTCAGGTCCTTGTTCCAGTCGGAGTTGACTTTGAGTTTTCCCTCCCTGATCCATTTCGCGTAATATTCGTAGATGTTTTTGACTTCGAAACGATGCTCTATACCGAATTTTTCCAGTCCGGCCCGGACTGAGTACGTGACGTGGCCTCACTCCGTGTTGAGAAAGACCTTGCACCCCAGCTCGCTGGCCTTGTCCGCCGATTGGCGCGTCAGGCGCTCCCAGCTCTGGTTGTCCGCCAGAAACATGCAGTAGTTCTCCCCGGCCCAGCCCTTTGAACCATACGTCCAGTCCGCTCCGACCAGATGCAGGATCTTCCACAGGGGCAGCAGTTCGTCGGGCTCGGTCACAGGCTCGCGCGAGTTCTGGTTCAGGAAGAATTCCGCGCCCTCCTTGTCGATGGGCGCTTCCATGTCCGCGAATTCGGGCTGCGCCTCACGGCACTCCATCAGGATGTCGTCGACCACGAAGGCGAAGTCATCCGGCGCGGTGCCCATGGCGCTGCCGCTCTCGTTCTTGAGGGCCATGTCGCAGGAGCCCATGATGCCCTTGGGGCGGGTCTCCCGGGGCCAGGCCGCCCGAACCTCGTAGACCAGGCGGGGAATGTCGATCTTCATGGGGCAGGCGTAGATGCAGCGTTGACACATGGTGCACATCCACACCCACGGCGTGCCCAGGATTTCTTCGTCCATGCCCAGCGCCGCCATGCGCAGAAACTTGCGGGGGTCCATGTTTTCCAGGCCGGAAGCCGGGCATCCGGATGAACATGCCCCGCAGGTCAGACACATGTTCAGGTTCCCTCCCTCGGGCAGAATGTCCCTGACTGTTTCCAGAAAGGAACTTTTTCCGCGACCAAGCTCGATTATCTTTCCGTTCAACATCCCGGTATCCCCCGAAATGAATGGTTTCCCAAACGACTGAAACGGGTGCGGGGAAGGCCCTTTGCCAGCCCCGCGCCCGCGAACACCTATGCCGTGGCCGCGACTTCAACCACCTGGCCGGTCTGATCGTACATCAGCCCGCAGCGCAGGTCGAAATGGCGGTTGACGCTCATGGTCGGACAGGGCGCGTTGACCGAAACCTGCACCACCGTGGAACCGAGGAAGGCCTCTTCCGGGTCGTCGGCGTTGGAGTGGTGGGCCATGATGATCAGATCCGCGCCGATCTGGGTGGCCATGTTCAGGATCTCCATGGCCGGCCTGCCGAAGCGCCCCGCGTAGACGCAGTTGTCGATGCCCTGCAGCCGGTCGCCGTATTCGGCGTTGAGCCTGGCTTCGATCTCGGCGCGGCCCTGAGGTGAATCCGTGGAGGTTTCGCTGACGTTCATGAGCGTGAGCCTGGCCTTGTACTGCCGCACCATCTGACCGCCGTAGCTGACCGCGCATTCGGACTGCTCGGAAAAGTCCGTGGCCACGAGGATGTTGGAGAAGGCCGGATCCTTGCACTCCACGGCGCGGTGCACGATCATGACCGGGCAGCGCGCCTTCTGGCTGACCCGCTCCAATGTGCTGCCGGCCATGCCCCACATCTGGGCCCGCTTCTCCTCATATTCCTTGGTGTGCGGCCCCATGACCACCAGATCCGTGTCCTTCTTGCGCGCCAGGCGCAAAAGCTCATTATGCGGAATTCCGGCCACGACCTGCACCTTGGCATTAGGCAAATCGGCCAGCAGGGATGCGTACATCTCCCGAATGCGCGCCTCCAGCCGGGCCGTCTCGCCCGAGGCCTCCAGGGTCTCGATGGAACCCCAGCCCTGCTCCATGCCGGCCACGTGGACCAGATACAGGTTGGATTCAAACTTCTTGGCAAAACCCACCGCGGATTCGACCGCGCATGCATCCACGCCGCTGGGCGTCACGCCTACGATGATGTCCTTGAACATAACTACCCCCTTTGTTTTTAATCAAATTTCGCGGGCAAGCGTCTCGTCACCTTCGCCTGGCGGTTCATGCCGCCAGGCCCGGGATCTGATCCCGGCGCGCATGCTCCCGTCCATGCTCATGTTCGTGTTCAGGCGCACGGAAGGCTCTTCCAGTCCGAACGCGAGCCCCATGAGCTGGGTCAGGTACAAAATCGGCACGTAGTGGCCCCCGGCCGCGGCGTCATGCTGATAGGCCTCCAGGTTCATCTGGCACAGCGGGCAGACCGTGGCCACGGCGTCAACGCCTTCGGCGGCCTCCAGAATGGCGGCCACGGAGTGCATGGCCACCTCCGGATGGGTGACCATGAGCGAGGCGCCGCAGCACTTGTTGCCCACGTCCCACGGCTGGGGCTTGGCCCCGAGGGCGCTCAGCACATTGTCCATGGTCATGGGTTTGCGCGGATCATCGAAAACCTCGTAGGGGCGCAGGATCTGGCAGCCGTAGTACGGCGCCACCCGCATCCCGCCCATGTCCACGGCGACCTTCTCCTTTACGGCATCAAGCCCGATGTCGTTGACCAGAACGTCCAGAATGTGCCGTACCCCAACCGTGCCTCGGTAATTCAGATCCACCGCGCCAAGGGCCTCGTTGACCCGGGCGTGCAGTTCCTTGTGGCCGACGACCTCGCGGTTAACCTTCAGGAGATTGAGATAGCAGGCGCTGCATGGGGCCAGCACGTCGAGCCCGGCCAGATCCCTTTCGGCCAGGGCAAGATTGCGGGCTGGAAGAGCGTAATTCATGAGCGCGCTGACCGGTTCGGCCGCGCTGGCCCCGCAGCAGGTCCAGTCCGGTATATCGACGAGTTCCACCCCGAGGGCGGCCATGACGGCCCGCACGGACACGTCGAACTCCCGGGCGCTTTCCTGTAGCGAGCAGCCTGGATAATAGGCGTATTTCATGATTGATCCTCCATCTCACGCACCTTGGCGAAGAGTTCCTTGAGGCGTCCCTTCTGGGCGCTGCTTGGCGCGTGCAGCTTGCCGGCCTTCATCATGCGCACCCCCAGAGGCAGGTAGTGCAAAGGCAGGAACGGATCGCGGCTTTTCAGGAAGTAGCCGGGCATGAGGCTCGTCTCCTGCACGCGCCCGTACTTCTCCACGTTGTCCATGAATGCGTCGTAGAAGGCGCTGTTCTTGCGGATCTTCCAGGTCCCCCGTTCGCGCGCCAGGCGCTTCAGGGCGCCCATGGCCCGCGTCAGCTTCAGCCCGCGCGGGCAGCGCAGGGTGCACATGTAGCAGGACGAGCACATCCAGAAGGTCTTGCTTTCAAGAATGGTATCCAACATGCCGAACTGCACCATGCGCCACATCTGCCGGGGCGTCACATCCATGGCGAAGCCGTTGGGGCAGGACGCGGTGCACGTCCCGCACTGCATGCAGGCCCCGAGCTCGCCGCGCAGCTCTGCAAGAACTTCCCGGGTCACGGAGTCCGGGCTCCATGGTTTTGTTTGCGTCTGGTTCATGATCCACCTTCCCTTGGCCTAGGCCAATTGTTCCAGGGCGGCGTCGATCACCGCCATCATCGGTCCGTCATGGAAACCCTTGATCACTGTTGCGCTGTTGGGACAGACCGCCGCGCAGGCGCCGCAGCCCTGACAGAGCATCTCGTCCACCAGTATGAGCTCGTTTTCCAGATCCACGGTGCGCGCCCCGTAGGGACAGGCCGCCACACAGGCTTGGCAGAGGGAGCAGAGGGACGGCCGCACCGTGGCCACCAGGGTCTCCCGGGCCACCTTGCCCGCGGAGAGGATGCGCAGGGACTGCTGGGCCGCCGCCTTGGCCGAGGCCACGGTTTCGGCCATGCGCCGGGGCGAATGGGCTAGCCCGCACATGTAGACGCCCTGCTTCAGGAAATCCACGGGCCGCCACTTGCTGTCGGCTTCCTGGAAGAATCCGTTGCGGTCGGTCTTGACCCCGAAAATCTCCACCAGATCATCCACGTCATTGGGCTCCACCCCGCTCGACAGGGACAGGATGTCGGCGTGCACCTCTATTTCCGCGCCCAGGATCGGATCCAGGGCCCTGATCACGGGCTTGCCCTCGACAAAGGTCACTTTCGGCGGATTTTCCGGATCGTAGCGGATAAAGATCACTCCGGCCTTGCGCGCCTGGGTGTAGTAGCTTTCAAGAAAACCCTGGGCCATGATGTCGCGGTAGAAGACATAGATGGACAGCTCGGGCTTACGCTCCTTCATGGTCAACACGTTCTTGAGCATCTCGGGGCAGCAGATGCGGCTGCAGTAGTTGCGCTCGCCTTCCTTGCGGGACCGCCAGCACTGGATCATGGCCACCGCGCCAAGGCTGCCCACATCGAGCGCGCCGGTGGACAGCTTCTCCTCCAGGCCGAAGTGGGTCATCACGGTCCTGTGGACGCAGAAGCCGCTCTCGTAGATCTTGGCCTCATGGCCGCCCGTGGCCAGGATGGTCACCCCGTGCTCCAGCGGGAAGATGCCGTTCTCGCCGCTGATGGCGGAGCGGAAGCGCCCGGCGCTGCCACGGGACAGGACCACGCGTGCGTCCTTGAAGACCTTGATGCGCGGGTGCTTCTCCACCTGGGCGATGAGGTCCTCCATGTACTTGCGCGGGTCCGTGCCATCGAGTTGGGTGTGCAGGCGCAGGGCCATGCCGCCCAGTTCCTCCTCGGCCTCCACCAGACAGACCCCGAAACCCTGGTCGGCGATGGCCATGGACGCGGTCAGACCGGCCAGACCTCCGCCCACCACCAGAGCCGAGCGCGACACATCCATGAGCACGTCCGGCGGCGTAGGATCGACTCCCTGCAACTTGGCCACGGCCATGGACAGACTGGAGAATATCTCGCGGGCCACATCCACGGCGTCCTGACCGTTGAAGGTCGGGGTGTGCACGTCGACCACATCCATGAGCGCCGGGTTGAGCCCCACGGTGCGGGCCATCTCTTTCAAGCGCGGAATGTAGGCGTAGGGCATGCAGGCCCCGATAAGGATGCGGTTGGGCTTTTTCTGCTTGACTGTTTCAAGGATCTGCTTCCAGCCGGCCTCGGTGCAGGCCTGGAACACGGGCAGCACGGTGCCGACCGAGTGAACCCGGCCCACGGTGCGCGCCAGTTCTTCCAGGTTCACCGCCTTGCCCAGGGTCGGGCAGGAGGTGCACATGGCAACCAATGTGCGCACCGGCTCGCGGGAAACATCGGGATATTCCGGTTCCGGGGGCGCGGGGGCCGGCCCCAGCACGTCGTAGATATTGATCATGCGCGCGGCGGCTTCGGACGCGGCTCCTGCCTGCATGACGGACTCGGAGATATCCCGAGGCTCGCCGAAGGAACCGGCCGCGAACACGCCGACGCGACTGGTCCGCTCAGGCGCGTAGGGCTGGGTCTTGCAAAAGCCCCACTCATTGGTCTCGATGCCCACCGTGGCCGCGAACGTGTCCATGCCCTTGGGAGGTCTGGCACCCACGGCCAGGACGACCATGTCGAACTCTTCCGAGCGGCGCGTGCCGTCGTCGTTCAAGGATTCAAGCACCACCCCGCCGCCCTCGGCGGCAGGAAGCACGGAATGCGGCCGGTTGCGCACGAAATGCACGCCCTGCTCCACGGCCCGCAGGCGGTAATCGTCCCAGCCTTTGCCGAAGGTGCGCATGTCCATGTAGAAAATAGTGGCATCGACCGCCCCGTTTGTGATCTTCTTGGCCAGCATGGCCTCCTTCATGGAAAACATGCAGCAGACCGAGGAGCAGTAGTTGGCGTTCTTGCCCACATCGCGCGAGCCCACGCACTGAATCCAGGCGATCCTTCGCACCGGCTTGTTGTCGCCCGGACGGTTAAGCTTGCCACCCGTGGGCCCGGTGCCGCTCAACAGGCGCTCGAACTCCACGGCGGTGAGCACGGCCGGATGGCCGTATCCCCAGATATCGCGCCCGCCGTTTGGGTTCATGTCGGGATTGTAGCAGTCAAAGCCTCCGGCCAGGATCACCGCGCTGACCTGCAATTCCTCCGTGGTGTCGGACATGATGCG is a genomic window of Desulfomicrobium baculatum DSM 4028 containing:
- a CDS encoding (Fe-S)-binding protein, with the translated sequence MLNGKIIELGRGKSSFLETVRDILPEGGNLNMCLTCGACSSGCPASGLENMDPRKFLRMAALGMDEEILGTPWVWMCTMCQRCIYACPMKIDIPRLVYEVRAAWPRETRPKGIMGSCDMALKNESGSAMGTAPDDFAFVVDDILMECREAQPEFADMEAPIDKEGAEFFLNQNSREPVTEPDELLPLWKILHLVGADWTYGSKGWAGENYCMFLADNQSWERLTRQSADKASELGCKVFLNTEUGHVTYSVRAGLEKFGIEHRFEVKNIYEYYAKWIREGKLKVNSDWNKDLKITFTVQDPCQIVRKSYGDAIAEDLRFVVKSIVGEENFIDMQPNRSNNYCCGGGGGFLQSGFKDQRLAYGQTKDSQIKATKADYCIAACHNCHAQIHELSEHYEGHYGVVHLWTLICLSLGILGPNERTYLGDDLKEVGVFHPEIAV
- a CDS encoding universal stress protein, producing the protein MFKDIIVGVTPSGVDACAVESAVGFAKKFESNLYLVHVAGMEQGWGSIETLEASGETARLEARIREMYASLLADLPNAKVQVVAGIPHNELLRLARKKDTDLVVMGPHTKEYEEKRAQMWGMAGSTLERVSQKARCPVMIVHRAVECKDPAFSNILVATDFSEQSECAVSYGGQMVRQYKARLTLMNVSETSTDSPQGRAEIEARLNAEYGDRLQGIDNCVYAGRFGRPAMEILNMATQIGADLIIMAHHSNADDPEEAFLGSTVVQVSVNAPCPTMSVNRHFDLRCGLMYDQTGQVVEVAATA
- a CDS encoding CoB--CoM heterodisulfide reductase iron-sulfur subunit B family protein, with product MKYAYYPGCSLQESAREFDVSVRAVMAALGVELVDIPDWTCCGASAAEPVSALMNYALPARNLALAERDLAGLDVLAPCSACYLNLLKVNREVVGHKELHARVNEALGAVDLNYRGTVGVRHILDVLVNDIGLDAVKEKVAVDMGGMRVAPYYGCQILRPYEVFDDPRKPMTMDNVLSALGAKPQPWDVGNKCCGASLMVTHPEVAMHSVAAILEAAEGVDAVATVCPLCQMNLEAYQHDAAAGGHYVPILYLTQLMGLAFGLEEPSVRLNTNMSMDGSMRAGIRSRAWRHEPPGEGDETLAREI
- a CDS encoding 4Fe-4S dicluster domain-containing protein, whose amino-acid sequence is MNQTQTKPWSPDSVTREVLAELRGELGACMQCGTCTASCPNGFAMDVTPRQMWRMVQFGMLDTILESKTFWMCSSCYMCTLRCPRGLKLTRAMGALKRLARERGTWKIRKNSAFYDAFMDNVEKYGRVQETSLMPGYFLKSRDPFLPLHYLPLGVRMMKAGKLHAPSSAQKGRLKELFAKVREMEDQS
- a CDS encoding 4Fe-4S binding protein encodes the protein MRKQYGALVVGAGIAGIRAALDLAVTGHKVALIDKRPSHGGILSQLDYQFPSDHCGMCRMLPLMSRDASSQFCLRKGMFHENIDLMLSTELASLEGEPGKFFVSLSRRSPLVDPHKCVSCGKCSEVCPVKVPSEFNAGLTQRSAVYLPVPHAIPNHYVLDLDNCIRCWKCHEACPTGAIDLKFEERAQFGILVADEDEQTRLTVRQSLEHLHFPVFEAASGQEALDLLESDAQINFVLVGLNLQGVDAQRVMARAKELYPGMPVAVLTAAGEEEAAAELIRRGARDQFMKPLSSKKFVPWLDKHYMRIMSDTTEELQVSAVILAGGFDCYNPDMNPNGGRDIWGYGHPAVLTAVEFERLLSGTGPTGGKLNRPGDNKPVRRIAWIQCVGSRDVGKNANYCSSVCCMFSMKEAMLAKKITNGAVDATIFYMDMRTFGKGWDDYRLRAVEQGVHFVRNRPHSVLPAAEGGGVVLESLNDDGTRRSEEFDMVVLAVGARPPKGMDTFAATVGIETNEWGFCKTQPYAPERTSRVGVFAAGSFGEPRDISESVMQAGAASEAAARMINIYDVLGPAPAPPEPEYPDVSREPVRTLVAMCTSCPTLGKAVNLEELARTVGRVHSVGTVLPVFQACTEAGWKQILETVKQKKPNRILIGACMPYAYIPRLKEMARTVGLNPALMDVVDVHTPTFNGQDAVDVAREIFSSLSMAVAKLQGVDPTPPDVLMDVSRSALVVGGGLAGLTASMAIADQGFGVCLVEAEEELGGMALRLHTQLDGTDPRKYMEDLIAQVEKHPRIKVFKDARVVLSRGSAGRFRSAISGENGIFPLEHGVTILATGGHEAKIYESGFCVHRTVMTHFGLEEKLSTGALDVGSLGAVAMIQCWRSRKEGERNYCSRICCPEMLKNVLTMKERKPELSIYVFYRDIMAQGFLESYYTQARKAGVIFIRYDPENPPKVTFVEGKPVIRALDPILGAEIEVHADILSLSSGVEPNDVDDLVEIFGVKTDRNGFFQEADSKWRPVDFLKQGVYMCGLAHSPRRMAETVASAKAAAQQSLRILSAGKVARETLVATVRPSLCSLCQACVAACPYGARTVDLENELILVDEMLCQGCGACAAVCPNSATVIKGFHDGPMMAVIDAALEQLA